A window of the Xanthocytophaga agilis genome harbors these coding sequences:
- a CDS encoding response regulator transcription factor yields MSKLKILLVEDDNNLGELLKEYLDLKGYEARLARDGEEAFNLFRKETYDLCIFDVMMPKKDGFSLAKEVRSVDKQIPIIFLTAKSMKEDTLEGLRIGADDYMTKPFSMEELLLRMKAILRRSQPQTNSAEEKKIFEIGAYLFDYEQQLLKKDEKTTKLTTKEAELLKLLCNNLNQTLERSLALRLIWRDDTYFNARSMDVYITKLRKYLKDDPQVEIINVHGTGYRLQVLGA; encoded by the coding sequence ATGAGTAAACTCAAAATTTTACTGGTTGAAGATGACAATAATCTGGGTGAACTACTAAAAGAATACCTGGATCTGAAAGGATATGAGGCAAGACTAGCCCGGGATGGAGAAGAAGCATTTAACCTCTTCCGAAAAGAGACCTATGATCTTTGCATCTTCGACGTAATGATGCCCAAAAAAGATGGATTTTCTCTGGCGAAAGAAGTTCGTAGTGTTGACAAACAGATCCCCATTATCTTTTTAACCGCAAAATCAATGAAGGAAGATACACTAGAAGGACTACGAATAGGCGCTGATGATTATATGACAAAGCCTTTTAGTATGGAAGAGTTGTTATTGCGAATGAAAGCCATCCTTCGTCGGTCTCAACCACAGACAAATTCGGCAGAAGAAAAAAAGATATTCGAAATAGGAGCCTATTTATTTGATTACGAACAACAATTGTTAAAAAAAGATGAAAAAACCACCAAATTAACTACCAAAGAAGCAGAATTACTTAAACTATTATGCAACAATCTGAACCAGACATTGGAGCGTAGCCTGGCCCTGCGTCTTATCTGGCGAGACGATACCTACTTTAACGCGAGGAGTATGGATGTTTATATAACAAAACTTCGCAAATATTTAAAAGATGACCCACAG